One region of Alosa alosa isolate M-15738 ecotype Scorff River chromosome 1, AALO_Geno_1.1, whole genome shotgun sequence genomic DNA includes:
- the sall2 gene encoding sal-like protein 2: MSRRKQKRPQQLMNSSPWSSGMHGHEKTFAVRSFNTTLATDSSSFATSSSSWSCQPPLASHPPSKGPLISSLPGDSSASAAYSGRPKPKGSPTSRVGSHHHGHPLLDIPPPHLSYPAQTPTPAPSTQSHCPRFLMASPKLGVSATTTSSSSSSSSAAPLCPPPHPPTGSPSPVPEGPPSPVTPDPSPGAVPPGPPRAHLSIAVILEELHVLQQRQIHQMQMTEEICRQVLRLGGASCAWDSLPLLLPPLPQLCLEGSKSGSRPSSQPAPAPAPTPASVPPLLACFSSLLPPQAVSKPPKPTHPFSQVLRPHKSQLDSSVIGGGTDNQTYPVSSARSSSSSSSTSFSASNSAGSGYPLSLGLPGRTMHEKSTNALSASGLSGLAALSHPALPAAAAQGAPLPEPNASAALALGSASSFLGRLHHTCRFCGKQFSSDSSLQIHLRSHTGERPYQCPVCLSRFTTRGNLKVHFLRHREQNPELSLSLLPPALFSAGGAGEHSQPLGSSTGGTAAAAAAHRQRKRQAEDELFGDSLDIGASGGANGGSSQRTPPSSLPLPPSVDIALISTAHSLIQLNRAAAAAAAAAASMSSERSAQAPSSSSSSSSSSLATTSSTSSLASSLMSVPATSASSSIAGLLKGAKQQRFDENTPPLPTLLPHSAYSQLAHLPKLLFPGASTHHHPALGLLRSPASSLAASQHSSSSSTSSSSQQLQQLNFPFSSFPKAAASSAASGSPSTSTLTSDTSKLQRLVEKLEKEPPSPSHWLSSTGEALGGSSSSSSSMSMTSATALATSSSYMMSSASGATHGHNSSPSSSSSSSSSTMLTPASTFTREMLAALGITTGRPSGLAGILMPNLGMMSAAAALAPNQCGICLRVLSCPRALRLHQATHLGERPFPCKLCGRSFSTKGSLRAHLATHHARPPNARAQNSCPLCQRKFTNALVLQHHIRMHLGGQLPPEGEGELNSEATEPDSFSLFQESESGASTMGPRAVSSVSSGGELKSTDHGQSTECSTSVSSSVSLSVGGGISGVSLSTAGSPRRPYSPDPVPPSDLSPDPNLNPATHVPPSGSVEPPVLSASVPPPPLLPPKPLSPSPTPAAAASPECSTLGDPHVENPVAATPARSATSAPCSPVVTKPSSPLSLLGDNDNDLSDPPSFLSLFPAGSRSDLESLPSMSSAQSSSAQPPPQSSASSPPYSMPTLGTANQTSSLDVDLGDAQPERACSPEPSEESKVEGPSCSTPKISQMVTTSLDGGNQPVPMLDTVDKDRVEPPQEASEQALKQLIGLRMESFSSPPPPPVKDEMMDPGKKAGPEQEQAETVMPISLAPTLPHPAARPEKKTYCCSECGKEYASRSGLKGHMKHHGGAVVKPTRTPARSTRFSSERHTATSMSSPLPAPPATATRASVNFWNQYQAFLNTNSGTPADDTSPGLVSQSQGGLEMPQLADSPIRSQLMMEMASGIGSLEKEDETDE; encoded by the exons AAAAGACGTTTGCAGTGAGGTCATTCAACACAACCCTTGCCACAGACTCTTCCTCATTtgccacctcctcctcatcttggAGCTGCCAGCCCCCCCTGGCTTCCCACCCTCCCAGCAAAGggcctctcatctcctccctgCCCGGTGACAGCTCCGCATCAGCCGCCTACTCCGGCCGTCCCAAGCCCAAAGGCTCCCCTACGTCCCGTGTAGGCTCCCACCACCACGGCCATCCATTACTGGACATTCCTCCACCTCACCTGTCCTACCCCGCCCAGACCCCTACGCCAGCCCCGTCCACACAGAGCCACTGTCCTCGCTTCCTCATGGCGTCTCCCAAGCTTGGCGTGTCGGCGACCACCACCTCGTCttcctcgtcttcctcctcgGCCGCTCCGCTCTGCCCGCCACCGCACCCCCCCACCGGCAGTCCCAGCCCAGTGCCCGAGGGACCCCCTAGCCCGGTGACCCCCGACCCCAGCCCTGGCGCTGTGCCCCCCGGCCCGCCGCGCGCCCACCTCAGCATCGCCGTGATCCTGGAGGAGCTGCACGTGCTCCAACAGCGACAGATCCACCAGATGCAGATGACCGAGGAGATCTGCCGGCAGGTGCTGCGCCTGGGCGGCGCGTCCTGTGCCTGGGACTCCCTGCCGCTCCTCCTACCCCCACTGCCCCAGCTGTGCCTGGAGGGCTCCAAGAGCGGCTCTAGGCCGTCGTCCCAGCCCGCCCCCGCCCCTGCCCCGACGCCAGCCTCCGTGCCCCCTCTCCTTGCCTGCTTCTCGTCGCTGCTCCCGCCCCAGGCCGTGTCCAAACCGCCGAAGCCCACGCACCCATTCTCTCAAGTTCTCCGCCCTCACAAATCCCAGCTGGACAGCTCAGTTATCGGAGGAGGCACAGACAACCAGACGTACCCAGTCTCCAGTGCCcgctcctcatcctcttcctcgtccACCTCCTTCAGTGCTTCCAACTCCGCCGGTTCTGGCTACCCTTTGTCCCTGGGTCTGCCTGGGCGTACTATGCATGAGAAATCTACCAATGCCCTGTCAGCAAGTGGACTCAGCGGGCTCGCGGCTCTTTCCCATCCAGCCCTGCCGGCCGCCGCAGCCCAAGGTGCGCCCCTACCGGAACCGAACGCGTCCGCCGCCCTGGCGCTCGGGTCCGCATCGTCATTCTTGGGGCGCCTGCACCACACCTGCCGGTTCTGCGGCAAGCAGTTCAGCAGTGACTCGTCGCTTCAGATCCACCTGCGCTCACACACTGGCGAGCGTCCGTACCAGTGTCCAGTGTGCCTGAGCCGCTTCACCACACGCGGCAACCTCAAGGTGCACTTCCTGCGCCATCGCGAGCAGAATCCTgagctctcgctctctctgctgCCACCGGCTCTCTTCAGCGCAGGCGGCGCCGGCGAGCACAGCCAGCCCCTGGGTTCCAGCACCGGGGGAACCGCTGCCGCGGCCGCCGCTCATCGCCAGCGGAAGAGACAGGCGGAGGACGAGCTGTTCGGCGACAGTCTGGACATCGGCGCATCTGGTGGTGCGaac ggggggtcatCCCAGCGCACCCCACCCTCATCCCTCCCGCTGCCCCCTAGCGTGGACATCGCCCTAATCTCGACGGCTCACTCGCTCATACAACTCAACCGGGCCGCAGCagccgccgccgccgctgccgccTCCATGTCCTCGGAACGCAGTGCGCAGgcgccttcctcctcctcatcgtcttcctcctcctccttggccaccacctcctccacctcctcgctGGCCTCCTCTCTGATGTCTGTTCCTGCCACCTCTGCGTCTTCCTCCATCGCGGGGCTCCTCAAGGGCGCCAAGCAGCAGCGGTTTGACGAGAACACTCCGCCGCTCCCGACGCTGCTCCCACACTCGGCCTACTCTCAGCTGGCCCACCTTCCCAAACTCCTGTTCCCCGGTGCCTCCACTCACCACCACCCTGCCCTGGGGCTCCTACGATCCCCAGCCTCCTCCCTGGCTGCCTCCCagcattcctcctcctcttccacctcctcctcctctcaacagctgcagcagctcaacttccccttctcctccttcccAAAGGCTGCAGCCTCGTCGGCCGCCTCCGGCAGCCCGTCCACCTCTACCCTGACCTCCGACACCTCCAAGCTGCAGAGGCTGGTGGAGAAGCTGGAGAAGGAGCCGCCGAGTCCGTCCCACTGGTTGTCTTCCACGGGGGAGGCACTGGgcggcagcagtagcagcagcagtagcatgAGCATGACCTCGGCCACAGCCCTCGCCACCTCCAGTAGTTACATGATGTCCAGCGCTTCCGGGGCCACCCATGGCCACaactcctctccatcctcttcttcctcctcttcctcctccaccatgCTGACACCAGCATCCACCTTCACCAGGGAGATGCTGGCCGCGCTGGGCATAACGACTGGCAGGCCGTCCGGTTTGGCCGGCATACTGATGCCCAACCTGGGGATGATGAGCGCAGCCGCCGCCCTGGCGCCCAACCAGTGTGGCATCTGTTTGCGGGTGCTGAGCTGCCCACGGGCACTCCGCCTGCACCAGGCCACGCACCTGGGCGAGCGGCCCTTCCCCTGCAAGCTGTGCGGACGCTCGTTCTCCACCAAGGGCAGCCTCAGGGCACACCTGGCCACACACCACGCGCGCCCGCCCAACGCTCGCGCCCAGAATTCGTGCCCGCTGTGCCAGCGCAAGTTCACCAACGCCCTGGTGCTCCAGCACCACATCCGCATGCACCTGGGTGGCCAGCTGCCACCAGAGGGCGAGGGAGAGCTGAACTCAGAAGCCACGGAGCCGGATTCCTTCTCTTTGTTCCAGGAGTCGGAGAGCGGCGCCAGCACCATGGGGCCCAGAGCGGTCAGTTCCGTTTCCTCGGGTGGCGAATTGAAGAGCACAGACCATGGCCAGAGCACAGAGTGTAGCACATCTGTGAGCAGCTCTGTGTCTCTATCTGTCGGCGGCGGTATCAGTGGGGTGTCCCTGTCCACTGCAGGCAGCCCCAGACGGCCTTACAGCCCTGACCCGGTCCCACCCTCCGACCTCAGCCCTGACCCCAACCTAAACCCCGCCACTCACGTTCCCCCGTCAGGCAGCGTGGAACCGCCTGTCCTGAGTGCCAGCGTTCCACCACCGCCACTCCTGCCACCCAAGCCTCTCTCCCCGTCTCCTACTCCTGCCGCTGCTGCTTCTCCAGAATGTTCTACCCTCGGTGACCCTCACGTGGAAAACCCTGTCGCCGCAACCCCGGCCAGAAGCGCCACCTCTGCCCCGTGCTCCCCCGTGGTGACCAAACCCAGCAGTCCTCTGAGTCTACTCGGGGACAATGACAATGACCTGAGCGATCCCCCATCGTTCCTCTCCTTGTTTCCAGCTGGCAGCAGGTCAGATCTGGAGAGTCTTCCAAGCATGTCTTCAGCACAGAGTTCTTCAGCACAGCCCCCGCCTCAGTCCAGTGCCAGCTCTCCACCTTACTCGATGCCAACCTTGGGCACTGCGAATCAAACTAGCTCACTCGATGTGGACTTGGGTGATGCCCAGCCTGAGAGAGCCTGCAGCCCAGAACCCAGTGAGGAAAGCAAGGTGGAGGGGCCTTCCTGTTCAACACCAAAGATCTCCCAAATGGTGACCACCAGCCTGGATGGGGGCAACCAGCCAGTGCCAATGCTGGACACTGTGGACAAGGACAGAGTTGAACCTCCTCAAGAGGCCTCAGAGCAAGCGCTCAAACAGCTGATAGGGTTGAGGATGGAgagcttctcctctcctcctcctcctcctgtgaaGGATGAAATGATGGATCCTGGGAAAAAAGCGGGTCCCGAGCAGGAACAGGCGGAGACGGTGATGCCCATCAGCCTTGCACCGACTCTGCCACACCCTGCAGCGCGGCCAGAGAAGAAGACTTACTGCTGCTCTGAATGCGGGAAGGAGTACGCCAGCCGCAGTGGTCTGAAG GGCCACATGAAACACCATGGTGGAGCAGTTGTCAAGCCTACACGCACCCCTGCAAGATCTACGCGCTTCAGTTCCGAGCGTCACACTGCCACCTCCATGTCCTCTCCCCTTCCTGCCCCGCCAGCTACCGCCACCCGGGCATCCGTCAACTTCTGGAACCAGTACCAGGCCTTCCTCAATACCAACAGTGGAACCCCAGCCGATGACACGTCTCCCGGCCTTGTCAGTCAGAGCCAAGGGGGGTTGGAGATGCCTCAGTTAGCCGATTCTCCAATCAGGTCGCAGCTGATGATGGAAATGGCTTCAGGGATTGGCTCCTTGGAGAAGGAGGATGAAACGGATGAGTGA